From the Candidatus Bathyarchaeota archaeon genome, one window contains:
- the purQ gene encoding phosphoribosylformylglycinamidine synthase I, whose product MKLEEIKVLVMRVGGTNCDAETKRAFTELGVHAEIRHLNELVKNPNLLDYHALVFPGGFSYGDYVRSGAIFARMLTAKLGKELRSFLEDNRPILGICNGFQILVEEGLLPGFDAQSGVTQASLAANIPQGFKCEWVYLKNENHSKCVFTSKIPPKKVLRMPIAHGEGRFLFSKEKEQQLLQRLYDEDMVVLRYCNKDGSAANDKYPQNPNGSLNDIAGICNREGNIFGLMPHPERALYWWQQPDWTAQQNMSQYGDGKLIFESVLEYLLSKKL is encoded by the coding sequence GTGAAGCTTGAAGAAATCAAAGTATTAGTTATGCGGGTGGGTGGAACTAACTGTGATGCGGAAACCAAACGCGCCTTCACCGAACTGGGCGTTCACGCAGAAATCCGACACCTCAACGAACTCGTCAAAAACCCCAACCTGCTAGATTACCACGCACTGGTTTTTCCTGGCGGCTTTAGCTACGGCGACTACGTGCGTTCTGGCGCGATATTTGCTCGCATGCTCACCGCAAAACTCGGCAAAGAGCTGCGCAGCTTCCTTGAAGACAACCGCCCCATACTGGGCATATGCAATGGCTTTCAGATTCTTGTTGAAGAGGGTTTGCTTCCAGGGTTTGACGCGCAAAGCGGGGTTACGCAGGCTTCGTTGGCAGCCAACATTCCTCAGGGCTTCAAATGTGAATGGGTTTACCTGAAAAACGAAAACCACAGCAAATGCGTTTTCACCAGCAAAATCCCCCCCAAGAAGGTGCTGCGTATGCCCATAGCCCACGGAGAAGGTCGCTTCCTATTCTCTAAAGAAAAAGAGCAACAGCTGCTGCAACGGCTATACGATGAGGATATGGTGGTTTTGCGTTACTGCAACAAAGACGGCTCCGCAGCAAACGACAAGTACCCCCAAAACCCCAACGGTAGCCTAAACGACATCGCAGGCATATGCAACCGCGAAGGCAACATCTTTGGATTAATGCCCCACCCCGAACGTGCCCTGTACTGGTGGCAACAACCCGACTGGACCGCTCAACAAAACATGTCGCAGTATGGTGATGGCAAACTGATCTTTGAGAGCGTTTTGGAGTACTTGTTATCTAAGAAGCTCTAA
- a CDS encoding carbohydrate kinase family protein, translating into MTGLDFVGFGALNVDKLFQVNRIAHAEDESYIKTRSVNCGGSAANTAVGLARLGCKTGFIGKVGGDKEGKLLVEDFCKEGVDTQGIIHAKYGESGTVMGFVDDQGQRALYIHSGVNDALAIEEISKDYAANARFLHLTSFVGEKSFQTQKDLLETLPRTVKVSFDPGVLYAQKGKTKLQPILQRTYLMMPNRSELKLITGEQDPTKGAAALLELGVQICAVKLGANGCYITDGKQTHTIEPHKGRLVDTTGAGDAFNAGFIYGLLNGKDLLECGRIGNFVASRCVMELGARTSLPNAKALELLR; encoded by the coding sequence ATGACTGGTCTGGATTTTGTGGGTTTTGGCGCCCTTAATGTGGATAAGCTCTTTCAGGTTAACCGTATAGCCCACGCGGAAGATGAGAGTTACATCAAAACCCGCAGCGTAAACTGTGGGGGCTCTGCAGCTAACACCGCCGTTGGATTAGCAAGATTAGGCTGCAAAACGGGTTTTATCGGCAAAGTGGGCGGGGATAAAGAGGGCAAACTGCTTGTGGAAGATTTCTGCAAAGAAGGCGTAGACACCCAAGGCATCATCCACGCCAAATACGGCGAAAGCGGAACCGTCATGGGATTCGTAGACGACCAAGGACAACGCGCACTTTACATTCACTCAGGCGTAAACGACGCCTTAGCCATAGAAGAAATCAGCAAAGACTACGCCGCCAACGCAAGGTTCTTGCATTTAACCTCGTTTGTAGGCGAAAAAAGCTTCCAAACCCAAAAAGACCTCCTCGAAACCCTCCCCCGAACCGTGAAGGTCAGCTTTGACCCTGGCGTTTTGTACGCGCAAAAAGGCAAAACCAAACTACAACCCATTCTGCAGCGAACGTATTTGATGATGCCAAACCGCTCTGAACTAAAACTCATAACAGGCGAGCAAGATCCCACCAAAGGAGCCGCGGCGCTGCTGGAGTTGGGCGTGCAAATCTGCGCGGTAAAACTGGGGGCAAATGGCTGCTACATAACAGACGGAAAACAAACCCACACCATAGAACCCCACAAAGGAAGGCTTGTGGACACAACAGGCGCAGGCGACGCTTTTAACGCGGGCTTCATCTACGGCTTGCTAAATGGCAAAGACCTGTTGGAGTGTGGCAGAATCGGCAATTTCGTCGCGTCGCGCTGTGTCATGGAGTTAGGGGCAAGAACCAGCCTGCCTAACGCCAAAGCCTTAGAGCTTCTTAGATAA
- a CDS encoding formylmethanofuran--tetrahydromethanopterin N-formyltransferase: MGKPAVVEDTFAEAFEGIFCRVIITADDQETVVAAAQDATATPSVVIGRVEGGVERYLTAKGTPDNRVGAVVQFWAEINPNKPFADGLAKFEKELSYRIRQDILVKPFTAVYDFLPQAEGKLDMMDRVGHCGDGYEWTEKRGGREVIVVPLMVPDFVIERYIGYAQGVTGGNFWILCQTKTAVKEASAKALEAINQVEGVITPFDVCSAGSKPQTHYPQIGPTTNHPYCPTLKPKLGAESKVPQGVNYIPEIVVNGVSMRAVQTAMKKGIQAAAEVEGVVGISAGNYEGKLGKYKINLCDLFA; this comes from the coding sequence TTGGGTAAACCTGCCGTGGTTGAGGACACGTTTGCAGAAGCGTTTGAAGGCATATTTTGCAGAGTAATCATAACCGCAGACGACCAAGAGACAGTTGTGGCAGCGGCTCAGGATGCAACGGCTACTCCCAGTGTGGTTATTGGCAGGGTCGAGGGCGGCGTAGAACGCTACCTCACGGCAAAAGGGACTCCTGATAATCGGGTAGGCGCGGTAGTGCAGTTTTGGGCAGAAATCAACCCCAACAAACCCTTTGCAGACGGACTTGCCAAGTTTGAGAAAGAGTTATCGTACCGTATTCGCCAAGACATTTTGGTAAAACCCTTCACAGCAGTTTACGACTTCCTACCGCAGGCAGAGGGTAAGCTGGATATGATGGATCGTGTGGGACACTGCGGTGACGGCTACGAGTGGACGGAAAAGCGCGGGGGCAGAGAAGTTATTGTGGTTCCGCTTATGGTTCCCGACTTTGTAATTGAACGCTACATCGGCTACGCCCAAGGCGTAACAGGCGGAAACTTTTGGATACTATGCCAAACCAAAACCGCAGTCAAAGAAGCCTCCGCGAAAGCCTTAGAAGCCATTAACCAAGTTGAAGGCGTAATAACCCCCTTTGATGTTTGCTCGGCAGGCTCCAAACCCCAAACCCATTACCCACAAATTGGACCCACCACCAACCACCCTTACTGCCCCACCCTCAAACCAAAACTTGGAGCAGAATCCAAAGTACCCCAGGGCGTTAACTATATTCCTGAAATCGTTGTAAACGGCGTTTCCATGCGAGCCGTTCAAACCGCCATGAAAAAGGGCATACAAGCCGCCGCAGAGGTGGAGGGTGTTGTTGGGATTTCAGCGGGGAATTATGAGGGGAAATTAGGAAAGTATAAAATTAATCTCTGTGATTTATTTGCATGA
- a CDS encoding HAD hydrolase family protein, whose protein sequence is MKHVFVSDCEGPISKNDNAFELTAQFVPKGDKLFSVISRYDDVLADVLKKPVYNAGDTLKLVLPFLRAFDVSDEMMQEFSAKTLRLILGSKETLQHIQCLSEAFIVSTSYEHYIKALCKCVELPFENTYCTKLSMNNYHVPQHEKTTLKTLAKEIAAMPLPTIPNGAKSIEDFSGQDQTNLSRLDQIFWEEIASMSCGEIVSEVTAVGGDQKAQAICDVVTRLGVAFSGVMYVGDSITDVQALQLVRENGGLAVSFNGNGYAVENAQVAVQSESSVVTAVLADVFLKHGTEQALDLAANWNRETLENCIADPTTTKQLFRLYPEALPKVQIVTEENMSQLSFESNAFRKKVRGEAVGMLG, encoded by the coding sequence TTGAAACACGTTTTCGTATCCGACTGCGAAGGCCCCATATCTAAAAACGACAACGCCTTCGAACTAACTGCCCAGTTCGTTCCCAAGGGCGATAAGCTTTTTTCGGTTATAAGCCGCTATGATGATGTGCTCGCTGACGTGCTAAAAAAGCCGGTGTACAACGCGGGAGATACGTTAAAGCTTGTTTTGCCGTTTCTAAGAGCGTTTGATGTTTCGGATGAGATGATGCAGGAATTCTCTGCCAAGACGCTGCGGCTGATTTTGGGCAGCAAAGAAACCCTGCAGCATATTCAGTGTTTGTCGGAAGCGTTCATCGTCAGCACCAGCTACGAACATTACATCAAAGCCCTTTGCAAATGCGTAGAGCTACCCTTTGAAAACACGTACTGCACCAAACTTTCCATGAACAACTACCACGTGCCCCAACACGAAAAAACCACGCTCAAAACCTTAGCCAAAGAAATCGCAGCCATGCCCCTCCCAACCATTCCAAACGGCGCAAAAAGCATAGAGGATTTTTCAGGGCAAGACCAAACAAATCTTAGTCGCCTTGACCAAATCTTTTGGGAGGAAATCGCGTCCATGAGTTGTGGAGAAATCGTCTCAGAGGTCACGGCTGTTGGGGGAGACCAGAAAGCGCAGGCGATTTGTGATGTAGTAACAAGGTTGGGCGTTGCGTTTTCGGGAGTCATGTACGTGGGGGATAGCATAACTGATGTCCAAGCTCTACAGTTGGTTAGGGAGAATGGGGGGTTGGCAGTTTCGTTTAATGGCAACGGGTACGCGGTGGAGAACGCGCAGGTTGCGGTGCAGTCGGAGAGCAGCGTGGTTACGGCGGTTTTGGCAGATGTTTTTCTTAAGCATGGAACAGAGCAGGCGTTGGATTTGGCGGCGAACTGGAACCGCGAAACCTTGGAAAACTGCATTGCAGACCCCACCACAACAAAGCAGCTATTTAGACTGTATCCTGAAGCGTTGCCCAAAGTTCAAATAGTTACAGAGGAAAATATGAGTCAGTTGTCTTTTGAAAGCAACGCGTTTAGGAAAAAAGTACGAGGCGAAGCAGTTGGGATGCTTGGGTAA
- a CDS encoding amidophosphoribosyltransferase produces the protein MYWGLRAQNHRGHQSHGFLTYHEGKFHGYKNLDLVPKLKSSAINEWFGRLPGNIGIANVRYTTSGKCDEQSIVQGTQPMTAESDGIKIAVSFNGNIVNTQQIRQELADSFQDFVSSCDSDLVCNKLLLELTKGKTLPEAAKTVMQSLDGAFSVIGITGEGTFFAFKDPHGIKPLCAGHSPDGKTRVFSSETVSLDINGFERDFELEAGELVVATQDGFKRQQLIEKPKKAFCAFEFAYFARPDSRFDGKYVYEIREDFGRNIVNEHPEIIKDSDIVLSVPETGDDPAMGVHEASGLRWERASRRHRYVTERAFILLNSERCSTIDRKVNVLAPKVKDKRVIITEDSVVRGDTTKVVIEKLRRFGAKKVYMFVTFPRIIGPCFYGIDMSTYGQLIGSKHTEEEIAKIIGADAICYQKVDDLVKATGCKKDELCLACVTGKYPTPLAQKMADEMKKKFLEGYQEKNRIYEEDTCN, from the coding sequence GTGTATTGGGGTCTTCGCGCACAAAACCACAGGGGGCATCAATCCCACGGCTTCCTAACGTATCACGAAGGGAAATTTCACGGCTACAAAAACTTAGATTTAGTGCCTAAACTAAAATCAAGCGCCATCAACGAATGGTTTGGGCGATTACCAGGGAACATAGGAATAGCCAACGTGAGGTACACCACGTCAGGCAAATGTGATGAGCAATCCATCGTGCAGGGCACACAGCCCATGACGGCGGAATCAGACGGTATTAAAATCGCGGTTTCTTTTAACGGCAACATAGTTAACACGCAACAAATACGCCAAGAACTCGCCGACAGCTTCCAAGACTTCGTATCCAGCTGCGACTCAGATCTGGTCTGCAACAAACTTCTCTTAGAACTCACCAAAGGCAAAACCTTACCCGAAGCCGCCAAAACTGTCATGCAAAGCCTAGACGGCGCATTCTCTGTCATAGGCATAACTGGCGAGGGTACGTTTTTTGCTTTCAAAGATCCCCACGGCATAAAACCGCTCTGTGCAGGACACAGCCCAGATGGCAAAACCCGCGTGTTTTCCTCTGAAACCGTAAGCTTGGACATAAACGGGTTTGAACGAGACTTTGAACTCGAAGCAGGAGAACTCGTAGTAGCCACCCAAGACGGCTTTAAACGCCAGCAGCTTATCGAGAAACCCAAAAAAGCGTTCTGCGCATTTGAATTCGCATACTTTGCCCGCCCCGACTCACGCTTTGACGGCAAATACGTCTATGAAATCCGAGAGGACTTTGGCAGAAACATCGTAAATGAGCACCCCGAAATCATCAAGGACTCAGACATCGTATTGTCGGTGCCTGAAACAGGCGATGACCCCGCCATGGGCGTGCACGAAGCGTCAGGTTTGCGTTGGGAACGCGCCAGTCGCAGACACCGCTACGTCACCGAACGCGCGTTTATCTTGCTAAACAGTGAACGCTGCTCCACCATAGACCGCAAAGTCAACGTACTCGCACCCAAAGTCAAAGACAAACGAGTCATCATAACCGAAGACAGCGTCGTACGAGGCGACACAACCAAAGTCGTCATCGAGAAGCTGCGCAGGTTTGGCGCCAAAAAAGTTTACATGTTCGTCACTTTCCCCAGAATCATCGGTCCTTGTTTCTACGGAATTGACATGTCCACCTACGGGCAGCTAATTGGCTCCAAACATACTGAAGAGGAAATCGCCAAAATCATAGGCGCCGACGCCATCTGCTACCAAAAAGTTGACGATTTAGTTAAAGCTACAGGCTGCAAAAAAGACGAACTCTGCTTAGCTTGTGTCACAGGCAAATACCCCACTCCGTTAGCGCAGAAAATGGCAGATGAAATGAAAAAGAAGTTCCTCGAAGGCTACCAAGAGAAAAACCGCATCTACGAAGAAGACACCTGCAACTAA
- a CDS encoding Mrp/NBP35 family ATP-binding protein: MSDPRTVIIDERLRKVGRIVAVSSGKGGVGKSMVATTLALTLAKEGCKVGLFDLDFTSPSTHIILGVKDEVWPEEEKGLVPPVVEGLEYMSLIYYSGNQAAPLRGADTSNALIELLAVTLWGNLDYLIIDTPPGIGDAMLDLIRLVPRIEFFIITTPSQLAFETVKKQIALLKEQKVPVIGVAENMKMTQAISVQEQTRALGINFLGEIPYDQNIEASIGSTRKLLETKLGKKVQQMAKTALKQ; the protein is encoded by the coding sequence TTGTCCGACCCGCGCACAGTAATTATTGATGAGCGGCTTAGAAAGGTTGGGCGTATAGTTGCGGTTTCAAGCGGTAAAGGCGGAGTGGGGAAGAGTATGGTTGCGACCACTTTGGCGTTGACGCTTGCAAAAGAGGGATGCAAAGTTGGACTGTTTGATTTAGACTTCACCAGCCCCTCTACACACATCATCTTGGGCGTTAAAGACGAAGTTTGGCCTGAGGAAGAGAAGGGGTTGGTTCCGCCTGTTGTTGAGGGGTTGGAGTATATGTCTTTGATTTATTATTCAGGCAACCAAGCTGCGCCGTTGAGGGGCGCAGATACGTCTAATGCGCTCATAGAGCTTTTGGCGGTGACTTTGTGGGGCAACTTGGACTACCTGATTATCGACACGCCCCCAGGCATTGGGGATGCCATGCTGGATTTGATACGGCTTGTGCCACGCATAGAATTCTTCATAATAACAACCCCCTCGCAACTGGCATTTGAAACCGTAAAAAAACAAATCGCGCTGCTCAAGGAGCAAAAAGTGCCTGTAATTGGCGTAGCCGAAAACATGAAAATGACCCAGGCAATCAGTGTGCAAGAACAAACTCGCGCGTTAGGCATAAATTTTCTAGGCGAGATTCCCTACGACCAAAACATAGAAGCGTCGATAGGGAGCACTCGAAAGCTTTTGGAAACCAAACTTGGAAAAAAAGTCCAGCAAATGGCAAAAACAGCGCTAAAGCAGTAA
- the hypA gene encoding hydrogenase nickel incorporation protein HypA, producing the protein MHEWALAEAVIAAAKQIAEKEGLKQVTEVVVKMGELQDVEHEIFRFALAQLKAGILKEAKFKVSTAKSTLKCRVCGNIWEFDKQNLDEQTAEAIHFVPEVAHTYIKCPKCNSPDFEIAQGRGVWLDSIKGAR; encoded by the coding sequence ATGCATGAATGGGCTTTAGCCGAAGCTGTTATTGCGGCGGCAAAACAGATTGCTGAGAAAGAAGGTCTTAAGCAGGTTACTGAGGTTGTAGTTAAGATGGGGGAGCTGCAGGATGTGGAGCACGAGATTTTCCGTTTTGCATTGGCGCAGCTAAAGGCAGGTATCCTCAAGGAAGCCAAGTTTAAGGTAAGCACTGCTAAATCCACTCTTAAATGCCGCGTGTGCGGGAACATTTGGGAATTTGACAAACAAAACCTTGACGAGCAAACCGCTGAAGCCATCCATTTTGTACCTGAAGTTGCCCACACATACATTAAATGCCCAAAATGCAACAGCCCAGACTTTGAAATCGCCCAAGGACGCGGGGTTTGGCTTGACAGCATAAAAGGAGCCAGATAA
- a CDS encoding peptidylprolyl isomerase, whose protein sequence is MPDKVRCAHILVKTLSEANAIKEKLANGAKFGDVAKEVSLCPSSKKGGDLGTFGRGQMVKEFEKAAFALQVGEVSDPIKTQFGYHIIKRL, encoded by the coding sequence ATGCCAGATAAAGTTCGTTGTGCTCACATACTTGTCAAAACCCTAAGCGAAGCCAACGCTATAAAAGAAAAACTAGCAAACGGCGCAAAGTTCGGCGATGTTGCCAAGGAGGTTTCGCTTTGTCCTTCCAGCAAAAAAGGCGGAGACCTTGGAACGTTTGGTCGCGGACAAATGGTCAAAGAGTTCGAGAAAGCAGCTTTTGCCCTACAAGTCGGCGAAGTTTCCGACCCCATAAAAACCCAGTTCGGCTACCACATAATAAAACGCCTCTAA
- a CDS encoding PadR family transcriptional regulator: MTKQKEIDEIVSDFSRVYMLTILYQGPAHGYEIIATFKKAIGKDVSPSLVYPFLRKLEQKNLVTYTLKPVGAKQKKVFELTSSGKEFAQKLFKRFSELISITLEPSLDVCSHCGCKVYQGGYKETIQNKDHSFCCIHCAAAYKQSIGLL; the protein is encoded by the coding sequence ATGACCAAACAAAAGGAAATAGACGAGATAGTCTCTGATTTTTCTCGTGTCTACATGCTAACCATACTCTATCAAGGACCCGCACATGGCTACGAAATAATAGCGACGTTTAAGAAAGCCATAGGAAAAGACGTAAGCCCAAGCTTGGTGTACCCGTTTTTGCGCAAGCTAGAACAAAAAAACTTGGTCACGTATACCCTAAAGCCTGTGGGAGCAAAGCAAAAGAAAGTTTTTGAACTCACCTCCTCAGGAAAAGAGTTCGCCCAAAAACTCTTCAAACGTTTTTCAGAACTAATCAGCATCACCCTAGAACCCAGCCTAGACGTCTGCTCACACTGCGGCTGCAAAGTCTACCAAGGCGGCTACAAAGAAACCATCCAAAACAAAGACCACTCCTTTTGCTGCATACACTGCGCCGCAGCCTACAAACAAAGCATAGGACTCCTATAA
- a CDS encoding heavy metal translocating P-type ATPase has protein sequence MSQERTRKVVLGIGGMSCVNCARAIEKALGKLEGVTQATVNLAAEKAIIDYNPDKVNQEAIEAAITNVGYQVIHEKATLQIGGMSCINCAKSIEKALNKKEGIYKAAVNFAAESVLVEYNAEQISRAAIKKTIEDVGYKVVEPEQKTVEDTESKARKKHINRLKLLLTASVALTIPIMAIMWLSPLPMEQNKLLMFALATPVQFVVGWTFYVGTYKGLRNKTANMDTLIAMGTSTAYIYSTIVTFAPTIFPDSGVFFDTSTMIMSFILLGKLLDAIAKGRTSEAIRKIMGLQAKTARVIRDGEELEVPVEEVQVGDVVVVRPGEKIPVDGVVVKGYSAVDEKVITGESIPVEKREGSQVIGATMNKTGMLKFRATKVGKDTMLAQIINMVENALTSKAPVQRLADVAAGYFVPAIILTATLSALVWYFLVGETYIFSLTVFIAVLIVACPCALGLATPTAIMVGVGKGAENGILIKNGEALETAYKLQTVVFDKTGTLTKGEPEVTNITTTKPFTEKQLLEYAAVAEKNSEHPLGEALVKKAAAQGVEAVDPEEFNAIPGQGVEVKHKGAVVLLGNRKLMQNRNVDISGLEAKMATFEASGKTAMLMAVNGEAAGLFAVADTLKENSAEAVETLRDMGLEVVMLTGDNARTAQAIASQVGVDRVLAEVLPNEKANEVKRLQSEGKVVAMIGDGINDAPALAQANIGIAVGTGTDVAVETGDIVLIKNDLRDVVVAIQLSRATMRKIRQNLFWAFFYNIILIPLAAGALYPVLHVLFDPVYAAAAMASSSVTVVTNASLLRRFKPKLKSHNNKSGGEKRMAKDLVCNMDVDEKTAKWTTTYQGKTYYFCAPGCKTEFEENPEKYIKGEGHNHSGCCCGKH, from the coding sequence ATGAGTCAAGAGAGAACCCGGAAAGTTGTTTTGGGTATTGGGGGTATGAGTTGTGTTAATTGTGCGCGTGCTATTGAGAAGGCTCTTGGCAAGCTTGAGGGTGTTACGCAGGCTACGGTGAATTTGGCTGCTGAAAAAGCCATCATAGACTACAACCCCGACAAGGTAAATCAAGAAGCAATTGAAGCGGCTATAACCAACGTTGGCTACCAAGTCATACATGAAAAAGCCACGCTGCAAATCGGTGGCATGAGCTGCATAAACTGCGCCAAAAGCATAGAAAAAGCGCTTAACAAAAAAGAAGGCATCTACAAAGCCGCGGTAAATTTTGCTGCTGAATCTGTTTTGGTGGAGTATAACGCGGAGCAGATAAGCAGGGCAGCAATCAAAAAAACCATCGAGGACGTGGGGTACAAAGTTGTTGAGCCAGAACAGAAAACCGTGGAAGATACCGAAAGCAAAGCCCGCAAAAAACACATAAACCGCCTAAAACTGCTCCTGACCGCCAGCGTCGCCCTAACCATTCCGATCATGGCGATAATGTGGCTCTCACCCCTGCCTATGGAGCAAAACAAGCTGTTGATGTTTGCTCTTGCAACGCCTGTGCAGTTTGTGGTGGGCTGGACATTTTACGTAGGCACCTACAAGGGCTTGCGCAACAAAACCGCCAACATGGACACCTTAATTGCCATGGGCACCAGCACCGCCTACATCTACAGCACCATCGTCACCTTCGCACCCACAATATTCCCCGACTCAGGCGTCTTTTTTGACACCTCAACCATGATAATGTCATTCATCCTGCTAGGCAAACTGCTAGACGCCATCGCCAAAGGCAGAACCTCCGAAGCAATTAGGAAAATTATGGGGTTACAAGCCAAAACCGCCCGCGTAATTCGAGACGGCGAGGAGTTGGAGGTTCCCGTGGAGGAGGTGCAGGTGGGTGATGTGGTGGTTGTTCGTCCAGGCGAGAAAATTCCTGTGGACGGCGTGGTTGTTAAGGGGTACTCAGCAGTGGATGAGAAAGTCATCACAGGCGAGAGCATTCCTGTGGAGAAGCGTGAGGGCAGCCAAGTTATCGGCGCGACTATGAACAAGACGGGCATGCTCAAGTTCAGGGCAACCAAAGTTGGCAAAGACACCATGCTTGCGCAGATCATAAACATGGTTGAAAACGCTTTAACCTCCAAGGCTCCTGTGCAGCGGTTAGCAGATGTGGCTGCAGGCTACTTTGTCCCAGCCATCATACTCACCGCCACGCTTTCAGCTTTGGTTTGGTATTTCCTTGTCGGCGAAACCTACATTTTCTCACTCACCGTGTTCATAGCCGTCCTAATCGTCGCGTGCCCCTGCGCATTAGGACTTGCAACGCCAACAGCCATCATGGTCGGAGTAGGAAAAGGCGCAGAAAACGGCATACTCATCAAAAACGGCGAAGCCCTCGAAACCGCCTACAAACTCCAAACCGTAGTCTTCGACAAAACAGGAACCCTAACCAAAGGCGAACCCGAAGTCACCAACATCACAACCACAAAACCGTTTACTGAAAAACAGTTGTTGGAGTACGCGGCGGTGGCAGAAAAGAATTCAGAGCACCCCCTTGGAGAAGCCCTCGTCAAAAAAGCAGCCGCACAGGGCGTAGAAGCAGTTGACCCTGAAGAGTTCAATGCTATACCTGGACAGGGCGTTGAGGTCAAGCATAAGGGTGCAGTGGTTCTTTTGGGTAACCGCAAGCTCATGCAAAACCGCAACGTAGACATAAGCGGGTTGGAAGCAAAGATGGCAACGTTTGAGGCATCAGGCAAAACCGCGATGCTTATGGCAGTTAACGGCGAAGCGGCGGGGTTGTTTGCGGTTGCGGATACGTTAAAGGAGAACTCGGCTGAAGCGGTTGAGACGCTTAGGGATATGGGGTTGGAAGTTGTCATGCTCACGGGCGATAACGCACGTACTGCCCAAGCTATCGCATCGCAAGTGGGAGTTGACCGCGTGTTGGCAGAGGTTTTGCCTAACGAAAAAGCCAACGAAGTAAAAAGGCTGCAAAGCGAGGGCAAAGTGGTCGCTATGATTGGAGACGGCATTAATGATGCTCCCGCGTTGGCACAGGCAAACATTGGAATCGCAGTAGGCACGGGAACCGACGTAGCCGTGGAAACAGGCGATATCGTGCTTATCAAAAATGATTTGCGTGATGTGGTAGTGGCGATTCAGTTGAGCAGGGCAACTATGCGTAAGATTCGCCAGAACCTGTTTTGGGCGTTCTTCTACAACATCATCTTGATTCCGTTGGCGGCAGGTGCCTTGTATCCGGTGTTGCATGTGCTTTTTGACCCCGTATATGCAGCGGCTGCGATGGCAAGTAGTTCAGTGACAGTTGTAACAAACGCTTCCTTGCTGAGGCGCTTTAAACCCAAACTAAAGTCACACAACAACAAAAGTGGAGGTGAAAAACGTATGGCAAAAGATTTGGTTTGTAACATGGATGTGGACGAGAAAACAGCGAAGTGGACAACAACCTATCAGGGAAAAACCTACTATTTCTGTGCGCCAGGATGCAAAACAGAATTTGAAGAAAACCCTGAAAAATACATAAAAGGTGAAGGACACAACCACAGTGGCTGTTGCTGTGGAAAGCACTAA